A region from the Wolbachia endosymbiont (group A) of Rhinocyllus conicus genome encodes:
- the ftsH gene encoding ATP-dependent zinc metalloprotease FtsH, giving the protein MKKFLEGLLIWLVIIVLISVVYIQFSGNVGRSKTTIPFSEFLTRLEDNDVENIVIKNQSIEGKFRDGSSFNSSGVIYSDLIKNLHDRKVRFSFSTGDSAMSVIGGLLISWVPTFIFIGFLLFFLKQTQAGGNRTISFGKSRARLMTSGKKVTFDDVAGIDEAKEELVEIVDFLKQRQKFQILGGKIPKGCLLIGSPGTGKTLLARAIAGEANVPFFSISGSDFVEMFVGVGASRVRDMFDQGKKNAPCIIFIDEIDAVGRHRGIGLGGGNDEREQTLNQLLVEMDGFESNEGVIIIAATNRPDVLDPALLRPGRFDRQITISLPDINGREKILNTHIKKISMAPDVNVKTVARGTPGFSGADLANLVNESALIAARRNKKIVTMDDFEYARDKVMMGVERRSLIMTEEEKRLTAYHEAGHAMIAVNMPASDPIHKATIIPRGRALGLVMRLPETDRVSLTREKILADITVAMGGRVAEELIFGYDKVTSGASSDIKLASDLSRSMVTKWGMSDKIGPIYHNREQTMHGSEIISEDTLKLIDEEVKKVVSSCYEKAKDILTKHKKGLDLIAENLLEFETLTGDEIKDILSGKKIVREENEKNEKIKKSSLY; this is encoded by the coding sequence ATGAAAAAATTTTTAGAAGGCTTATTGATCTGGTTAGTAATTATTGTTCTTATTTCAGTTGTTTATATTCAGTTCAGCGGAAATGTAGGTAGAAGTAAAACAACCATACCTTTTTCGGAATTTTTAACTAGACTAGAAGACAATGATGTAGAAAATATTGTCATAAAAAACCAGAGCATTGAGGGCAAGTTTAGGGATGGTTCAAGTTTCAACTCAAGCGGTGTTATATATAGCGACCTAATAAAAAATTTACATGATAGAAAAGTGAGATTCTCCTTTTCAACTGGAGATTCTGCCATGAGCGTAATTGGTGGATTACTTATCTCATGGGTCCCAACATTTATCTTTATTGGCTTTTTGCTATTCTTTCTTAAACAAACACAAGCGGGGGGCAACAGAACTATAAGCTTTGGCAAGTCAAGGGCTAGACTCATGACTAGTGGGAAAAAAGTAACATTTGATGATGTTGCCGGAATTGATGAAGCAAAAGAAGAGCTAGTAGAAATCGTTGATTTCCTTAAACAAAGGCAAAAATTTCAAATATTAGGTGGAAAAATACCAAAAGGGTGCCTTTTAATTGGCTCTCCTGGAACTGGTAAAACTTTACTTGCTCGTGCAATTGCAGGAGAAGCTAATGTGCCATTCTTTAGCATTTCTGGATCTGATTTTGTTGAGATGTTTGTTGGTGTTGGTGCGAGCCGTGTTCGTGATATGTTTGATCAAGGCAAGAAAAATGCTCCTTGTATAATTTTTATAGATGAGATAGATGCGGTGGGTAGACATCGTGGCATTGGTCTTGGTGGTGGTAATGACGAAAGAGAACAAACATTAAATCAGTTATTAGTTGAGATGGATGGCTTTGAGTCTAATGAGGGCGTAATAATAATTGCTGCGACTAACCGTCCGGATGTCTTAGATCCAGCACTGCTTAGGCCTGGTCGTTTTGACCGGCAGATTACTATTTCTTTACCCGATATAAATGGGCGCGAGAAAATATTAAATACGCATATAAAGAAAATATCAATGGCCCCTGATGTAAATGTGAAAACAGTTGCAAGAGGAACACCTGGTTTTTCAGGGGCTGATTTAGCAAATTTAGTGAACGAATCTGCGCTTATTGCTGCAAGAAGAAACAAGAAGATTGTTACCATGGATGATTTCGAATATGCACGTGATAAAGTGATGATGGGTGTGGAAAGGCGATCTCTCATTATGACAGAAGAGGAAAAGAGACTGACTGCATACCATGAAGCTGGCCATGCGATGATTGCTGTTAATATGCCTGCTTCTGATCCTATACACAAAGCAACAATTATTCCACGCGGTAGGGCACTCGGTTTAGTTATGAGACTACCAGAAACAGATAGAGTGTCCCTCACAAGAGAAAAGATTCTAGCAGATATAACTGTTGCAATGGGTGGACGTGTGGCAGAAGAGCTAATTTTTGGCTATGATAAAGTCACAAGCGGCGCATCTTCAGATATAAAACTAGCATCAGATTTATCACGTTCTATGGTAACAAAATGGGGAATGAGCGACAAAATAGGTCCGATCTATCACAATCGCGAACAAACTATGCATGGTTCTGAGATAATTTCTGAAGATACGTTAAAACTTATAGATGAAGAAGTGAAGAAAGTTGTGTCTTCTTGCTATGAAAAAGCGAAAGACATTTTGACCAAGCATAAGAAAGGCTTAGATCTCATTGCCGAAAATCTACTGGAGTTTGAAACTTTAACAGGAGATGAAATAAAGGACATATTAAGCGGAAAAAAAATTGTTAGAGAGGAAAATGAGAAGAATGAGAAAATAAAAAAATCCTCTCTCTATTAG
- the tilS gene encoding tRNA lysidine(34) synthetase TilS, whose protein sequence is MKLELLFQNIANSFAFYNQIAVAVSGGVDSIVLLHLMTNWAKKNKLSLPIALTVNHGLRSESQKEADFVTSYAKELGAKESFILNWEKQNIKGNIQLQARKARYKLLAECCKNNNVKCLLVAHHKDDQAETFLLRLERGSGVDGLSSMDYKSFLNGIYIFRPLLNFSRSEIEKYAKLHRLKWIEDRSNYNLKYRRTLYRSLLKASDNQEILTERICLTALHMKRAAKALMHYTHLAFNDCVNVHDLGYIEIKLSEFYQLPEEIALRLLLYSIMAIASKHYKPRYNSLIAIFNKILQKDSNVNCTLSGCKIRKYGENILIIRESSKIQEITVNLPLNEPTQWDNRFSCTILGNQECSVIIAPLKKTQKVPEFLKDYNCCPEVFYSLPTVQKDGKVLAYPDVNYNEKNTNDDKVQCIINSTIKQNLVSLIST, encoded by the coding sequence ATGAAATTAGAGTTATTATTTCAAAATATAGCTAATAGCTTTGCTTTCTATAACCAAATCGCAGTTGCAGTATCAGGTGGTGTAGATAGTATAGTCTTACTGCACTTAATGACTAACTGGGCAAAAAAAAACAAGCTTTCACTTCCTATAGCATTAACAGTAAATCATGGGTTACGTTCAGAGTCTCAAAAAGAAGCTGATTTTGTTACAAGTTATGCAAAAGAACTTGGAGCAAAGGAATCGTTCATATTAAATTGGGAGAAGCAAAATATTAAAGGTAATATTCAATTACAGGCACGAAAAGCACGATATAAGTTACTAGCAGAGTGTTGTAAAAACAATAATGTTAAATGTTTGCTCGTTGCTCATCACAAAGATGATCAAGCAGAAACGTTCTTATTAAGATTGGAGCGAGGTAGTGGCGTAGATGGATTATCATCAATGGATTACAAATCTTTCTTAAATGGTATTTATATATTTAGGCCATTGTTAAATTTTAGTCGTAGTGAAATAGAAAAGTACGCTAAGCTTCACCGGTTAAAATGGATCGAAGATAGAAGCAACTATAACTTAAAATACAGGCGAACTTTATACCGTAGCTTACTTAAAGCAAGTGACAATCAAGAGATTTTAACAGAGCGAATATGCCTCACAGCCCTTCATATGAAAAGAGCTGCAAAAGCGTTGATGCACTACACACACCTTGCATTTAATGACTGTGTTAATGTTCATGATCTTGGTTATATTGAAATTAAACTAAGTGAATTTTATCAATTGCCAGAGGAAATAGCCTTGAGGCTTCTTCTTTACTCTATAATGGCAATTGCCAGTAAACATTATAAACCAAGGTACAATAGCCTTATTGCGATATTTAATAAAATATTGCAAAAGGATAGTAATGTTAACTGTACACTTTCTGGGTGCAAAATAAGAAAATATGGAGAAAATATCTTAATAATTAGAGAATCGTCAAAGATACAAGAAATTACCGTAAACCTACCTTTAAATGAACCTACTCAATGGGATAACAGATTTAGCTGCACAATACTCGGAAATCAAGAGTGTTCAGTTATCATCGCTCCATTAAAAAAAACACAAAAAGTTCCTGAATTTCTGAAGGATTACAACTGCTGCCCTGAAGTCTTTTATTCTTTGCCTACAGTACAAAAAGATGGAAAGGTGCTTGCTTATCCTGATGTAAATTATAACGAAAAAAATACCAATGACGATAAGGTTCAATGCATTATTAATAGCACGATAAAACAAAATTTGGTAAGCTTGATTAGTACTTAG
- a CDS encoding OmpA family protein yields MWSRLVIMCCFCLLLTGVSSCPKKGANTTNKMNSVVKQIGDKRIFFGYDESSITEVSADALLNVMEVLQDNPDAKVTLTGHTDNRGSHEYNLALGARRADAAKKFMVSCAPYIENRIKTASKGETEPLVNVKDDSRNSKYEKEHAKNRRVEFSFSGIKK; encoded by the coding sequence ATGTGGAGTAGACTGGTTATAATGTGCTGTTTTTGTTTGCTACTTACTGGTGTAAGTTCTTGCCCAAAAAAAGGAGCAAATACAACAAATAAAATGAATTCTGTTGTTAAGCAGATAGGTGATAAAAGAATTTTCTTTGGTTATGATGAATCTAGTATTACTGAAGTAAGCGCAGATGCATTACTTAACGTAATGGAGGTGTTACAAGATAACCCTGACGCGAAGGTTACTTTAACTGGTCATACTGACAACCGTGGTTCTCATGAATATAATCTTGCGCTAGGCGCTAGAAGGGCAGATGCAGCTAAAAAATTTATGGTTAGTTGTGCACCCTACATAGAAAACAGAATAAAAACTGCTTCTAAGGGTGAAACTGAGCCTTTGGTTAATGTAAAAGATGATTCTAGAAATTCTAAATATGAAAAAGAGCATGCTAAAAATCGTAGAGTGGAATTTTCATTTTCTGGAATAAAGAAATAG
- a CDS encoding carboxypeptidase: MKSYKFLEEVLYRVKNIENTLKVLNQSQLNIEDKVEQMSLLEEIRHEIISHDAIKESLADALGNKKSANTQQLKLIERIHKSNSAVPIDLVKSLSKAKVECQNLWKLSHSETSNLEKLKERFTDLITLIREVASIKSQQLKCSKYDLLLADYDSDITEKNIREVFPKVGKFFSENVDEIIEKQKKDKVTNIQRVATQKQIELGSLCLQQMGIALNEIRTSYYYPIDYDESDFCYGLFSLLRHSGYAIYQKCLAQNSISSPITRHVMYETQGLFMERMIGTSREFIEFIQPHIKEKFAIKGKTNSSVENLHLVFNEINLSSSLKNADEFSLLAHIMLRTRLEQDIINGTLEVKDLHDAWLEGMKHYKIPVKAKNELDTYFQDEYWASGVMGYFPIKIIALIAAVQIFSFVKKNHYESLSAIIKGDFSLLISWLSQNIYSAKCGLELLKKVTGKGLDVECVTYYLSEKYNLSQ; encoded by the coding sequence ATGAAATCTTATAAGTTTTTAGAGGAAGTATTATATAGGGTAAAGAATATCGAAAATACGCTAAAAGTACTAAACCAAAGCCAATTGAATATAGAGGACAAAGTTGAACAAATGAGTCTTCTAGAAGAAATCAGACATGAAATTATCTCTCATGATGCAATAAAGGAATCATTAGCAGATGCTCTTGGTAACAAAAAAAGTGCAAATACTCAGCAGCTAAAGTTAATAGAGAGAATACATAAAAGCAACAGTGCTGTTCCTATTGATTTAGTAAAGTCTTTATCCAAAGCTAAGGTTGAATGCCAAAATTTATGGAAACTATCTCATTCTGAAACCAGTAACTTAGAAAAACTAAAAGAACGTTTTACTGATTTAATCACACTCATTCGCGAAGTAGCTTCTATAAAATCGCAGCAATTAAAATGCTCAAAATACGACTTACTGCTTGCTGACTATGACTCTGATATCACAGAAAAGAATATAAGGGAAGTATTCCCCAAGGTAGGCAAATTTTTTAGCGAAAATGTGGATGAAATAATTGAAAAGCAGAAAAAGGATAAGGTTACTAATATACAAAGAGTTGCTACTCAGAAGCAGATTGAACTTGGCTCGTTATGTTTACAGCAAATGGGTATTGCACTAAATGAGATTCGTACTTCTTATTACTACCCTATAGATTATGATGAATCTGATTTTTGTTATGGTTTATTTTCACTTTTACGGCATAGTGGTTATGCGATTTATCAAAAATGTTTAGCGCAAAATTCTATAAGTAGCCCAATTACGAGACATGTTATGTATGAAACTCAAGGGTTATTCATGGAAAGGATGATTGGAACATCCAGAGAATTTATTGAGTTCATTCAACCACACATAAAAGAGAAATTTGCTATAAAAGGCAAAACTAATAGCAGTGTTGAAAATTTGCACTTGGTTTTCAATGAAATAAACCTTTCCTCTTCTTTAAAGAACGCAGATGAATTTAGTCTGTTAGCTCATATTATGTTGAGAACTAGGTTAGAACAGGATATAATAAATGGTACACTGGAAGTTAAGGATCTGCACGATGCGTGGCTGGAAGGTATGAAGCACTATAAAATTCCAGTAAAAGCTAAAAATGAGCTGGACACTTATTTTCAAGATGAATATTGGGCAAGCGGTGTTATGGGCTACTTTCCTATAAAAATTATTGCTTTAATTGCTGCTGTGCAGATTTTCTCTTTCGTTAAAAAGAATCATTACGAATCATTAAGTGCTATAATAAAAGGAGATTTTAGTTTACTTATCAGTTGGTTATCTCAAAATATATACAGTGCAAAGTGTGGCCTGGAACTGCTAAAAAAAGTAACAGGCAAGGGTTTAGACGTTGAGTGTGTTACTTACTACCTATCTGAAAAGTATAATTTGTCTCAATAA
- a CDS encoding rod shape-determining protein, with translation MNFVRKLTGKFYSLFTFKGLFASDIAIDLGTANTLVYQKNQGIVLDEPSVVARVKEKGSYVPYAFGKKAKMMLGKTPGEIEAIRPLKDGVIADFKSAEEMLKYFIRSANTKFTVNKPNIIICVPSGSTPVERRAIQDAAESAGANEVFLIEEPMAAAIGAGLPVTEPEGSMIVDIGGGTTEVAIISLGGIVYSRSARVGGDIMDEAIKSYIRENHKLLIGETTAEKIKKNVGSASLPGENNKEGMIIKGRDLVSGMPKEMLLSEYQVAESLIEPVHQIISAIRTALESTPPELSSDIVDRGIILSGGGGLLRNLGKVISETTKLPVRVADDPLCCVALGSGKVLENMDYFGHVLFKQD, from the coding sequence ATGAATTTTGTTCGAAAATTGACCGGAAAGTTTTATAGCCTTTTTACTTTCAAAGGTTTGTTTGCTAGCGATATTGCCATAGACCTTGGTACTGCAAACACTTTAGTTTATCAGAAAAATCAGGGAATAGTGCTTGATGAGCCTTCAGTTGTAGCAAGAGTAAAAGAAAAAGGAAGCTACGTTCCTTATGCTTTTGGTAAAAAAGCTAAAATGATGCTTGGAAAAACGCCTGGAGAAATAGAGGCGATAAGGCCCTTAAAGGATGGAGTTATTGCTGATTTTAAAAGTGCGGAAGAAATGCTAAAATATTTCATACGCAGTGCAAACACAAAATTCACTGTTAATAAACCTAATATTATCATATGCGTTCCATCTGGATCCACGCCAGTTGAAAGGCGTGCTATACAAGATGCAGCAGAAAGTGCTGGTGCAAATGAAGTATTTTTGATTGAAGAACCAATGGCTGCAGCAATCGGAGCTGGGCTCCCAGTTACTGAACCTGAGGGTTCTATGATCGTTGATATAGGAGGCGGTACAACTGAAGTTGCAATTATTTCTTTAGGCGGAATTGTTTATTCACGTTCTGCCAGAGTAGGTGGCGATATTATGGATGAAGCAATAAAATCGTATATTCGTGAAAATCATAAGTTATTAATCGGTGAAACAACTGCTGAAAAAATTAAGAAAAACGTAGGTTCAGCCAGTCTGCCAGGTGAAAATAACAAAGAGGGAATGATAATTAAAGGCAGGGATTTAGTGAGTGGCATGCCAAAAGAAATGCTTTTATCAGAATATCAAGTTGCAGAAAGTTTAATAGAGCCTGTACATCAGATAATTTCTGCTATTAGGACTGCACTGGAGAGCACTCCACCTGAACTTTCTTCTGATATAGTCGATAGAGGAATAATTTTATCCGGTGGTGGTGGATTATTGCGTAACTTGGGCAAAGTTATCAGTGAAACAACAAAATTACCAGTTCGTGTTGCAGATGACCCACTTTGTTGTGTTGCCTTGGGTAGTGGAAAAGTGCTTGAAAACATGGATTATTTTGGCCATGTTTTATTCAAGCAAGATTAA
- the mnmA gene encoding tRNA 2-thiouridine(34) synthase MnmA, giving the protein MLKEFKIEPLLKDRAPHQTKAIVAMSGGVDSSVAAALLYNFGYQVIGVTLQLYGTDGNANARKGACCAGQDIYDAKRVAESVGFPHYILNYEEIFKKEVIEDFASTYMRGETPIPCVRCNQTVKFRDLLQVTKNLGADVLVTGHYVRRLEKNGEVKLCRSIDKSKDQSYFLFATTKEQLKLLRFPLGGFYKSDIRKLAKYFSLQISEKPDSQDICFVSESYSKTIAKLAPQSVQKGKIVDVNGKVLGEHSGIVNFTVGQRKGLGIAHNEPLYVIKINTENNEVIVGPINALMQKKILIKELNWLEQPKEGMEVTVKLRSSHAGSLATIHSTDEKNKACVILNDDYFGISPGQACVAYKDEQVIGGGWICS; this is encoded by the coding sequence ATGCTAAAAGAATTTAAAATTGAACCTCTGCTAAAAGATAGAGCTCCACACCAGACCAAGGCTATTGTTGCAATGTCCGGGGGAGTTGATAGCTCCGTTGCTGCAGCACTGCTATATAACTTTGGGTACCAGGTGATAGGTGTGACTCTTCAACTCTATGGCACCGACGGTAATGCTAACGCAAGAAAAGGTGCATGTTGTGCTGGACAGGATATTTACGACGCTAAGCGCGTGGCTGAAAGTGTTGGCTTTCCTCACTATATTTTAAACTACGAGGAAATATTCAAAAAGGAAGTAATAGAGGATTTTGCAAGTACCTATATGCGTGGGGAAACTCCCATACCATGCGTAAGATGTAACCAAACGGTAAAATTTCGTGATCTATTGCAAGTTACAAAAAATCTTGGTGCGGATGTGCTCGTAACAGGACATTACGTGAGAAGATTAGAAAAAAATGGTGAGGTAAAGTTGTGCAGAAGCATTGATAAAAGTAAAGATCAAAGCTATTTTCTATTTGCTACAACAAAGGAGCAGTTGAAGCTTTTGCGATTTCCACTAGGTGGGTTCTATAAAAGTGATATAAGAAAATTAGCAAAGTATTTCAGCTTACAAATCTCTGAAAAGCCGGATAGTCAAGATATATGCTTTGTTTCCGAAAGCTATAGTAAAACAATAGCTAAATTAGCTCCACAATCTGTACAGAAAGGTAAAATAGTGGATGTTAATGGAAAAGTGCTAGGCGAGCACAGTGGCATAGTAAATTTTACAGTGGGGCAAAGAAAGGGCTTGGGTATCGCACACAATGAACCTCTTTATGTGATAAAAATTAATACAGAAAATAATGAGGTTATAGTAGGTCCGATCAACGCATTAATGCAAAAAAAAATATTGATCAAGGAGTTAAATTGGTTAGAACAACCAAAGGAAGGTATGGAAGTAACTGTGAAGCTGAGATCATCACATGCGGGAAGTTTAGCAACAATACATTCAACTGACGAAAAAAATAAAGCCTGTGTCATTTTAAACGACGATTACTTTGGCATCAGTCCAGGTCAAGCCTGTGTAGCGTATAAAGATGAGCAAGTAATTGGCGGTGGATGGATATGCTCTTAA
- the ppa gene encoding inorganic diphosphatase has product MDLSKITAGPNAVNVVIEISANAEPVKYEFNKELGLLQVDRFLSTSMTYPCNYGFIPNTCAGDGDPVDVLVLTQFPLASSVLISVRPIGALLTKDEKGEDEKILAVPVSSVDSYYDNIKDYSDLSKNLLDKIAHFFSHYKDLEKGKTVAVGEWVGVEEAKKIIEKSRN; this is encoded by the coding sequence ATGGATTTAAGTAAAATAACAGCGGGACCAAATGCGGTGAATGTGGTAATTGAAATAAGTGCAAATGCTGAGCCTGTAAAGTATGAATTTAATAAAGAGCTTGGGTTGTTACAAGTTGACAGATTTTTGTCTACCTCAATGACTTATCCTTGCAATTATGGGTTTATACCAAATACCTGCGCAGGTGATGGTGATCCTGTGGATGTTTTGGTGCTAACTCAATTTCCCTTAGCATCTAGTGTTTTAATATCGGTGCGTCCAATAGGCGCATTACTCACTAAAGATGAAAAAGGAGAAGATGAAAAGATATTAGCTGTGCCTGTTTCCAGTGTTGATAGCTATTATGACAATATAAAGGACTATTCTGACTTATCTAAAAACCTATTAGATAAAATTGCTCATTTCTTTTCTCATTATAAAGATCTAGAAAAGGGAAAAACGGTAGCAGTTGGAGAATGGGTTGGTGTAGAAGAAGCAAAGAAAATCATTGAAAAAAGCAGAAATTAG
- a CDS encoding SurA N-terminal domain-containing protein, whose translation MHKILILLLIVLPLRLLATEIEIIADVNGEPISNLDIEKRINFINSLFGTQSVNQKEAKPQILRELIDEIIIINEAQRLNIKLSNEELDNAIILFLTQSFKLKANEVDQYIKKHNIDLSILRKQIKCQLLWSKIIEVRIVPFINISDKEVDDVKRQTEKPDYLITFQEFIIPDQKDKDVYGIAEDLVKKLRNSNNPESPIKMRKATVNLSQLKDKLKSVLERLETGDIAGPFSFSEGYSIIKVIDKVQLNYALLESTLKLKQIVVEGSESLLDNFQEQKVNCLNFDKLADDFKLPNAKEFEIKMRDLNPDLQILFSKTSVNEIVELRENGTAKLMMLCDIKSNAADIEAIKQQMYQQKIMIQSNLLLDDMRKNSAVSYRYS comes from the coding sequence ATGCATAAAATACTAATTTTACTGTTGATAGTGTTGCCACTTAGGTTGCTTGCAACCGAGATTGAAATTATTGCAGATGTAAATGGCGAGCCAATTTCAAATTTAGATATCGAAAAACGCATCAACTTTATAAATTCATTGTTTGGCACCCAAAGTGTTAATCAAAAAGAAGCAAAACCTCAAATTCTTAGGGAGCTAATAGACGAAATTATCATTATCAATGAAGCGCAGAGGCTGAATATAAAATTGAGCAACGAGGAGTTAGATAATGCTATCATATTATTTTTAACCCAAAGTTTTAAACTTAAGGCTAATGAAGTTGATCAATACATAAAAAAGCATAATATAGATCTTAGTATTTTAAGAAAACAAATAAAATGTCAGTTACTATGGAGCAAAATTATTGAAGTAAGAATTGTGCCATTTATTAATATAAGCGATAAAGAAGTAGATGATGTAAAAAGGCAAACAGAAAAGCCGGATTATCTTATCACGTTCCAAGAGTTTATAATTCCTGATCAAAAAGACAAGGATGTTTATGGCATAGCTGAAGATTTAGTAAAAAAATTACGTAATAGTAATAACCCGGAATCTCCAATAAAGATGCGTAAAGCAACAGTTAATTTAAGTCAGCTCAAAGATAAACTTAAGAGCGTTTTAGAAAGACTAGAAACCGGCGATATAGCAGGTCCATTCAGTTTCAGTGAAGGTTACTCTATTATAAAAGTCATAGACAAGGTACAACTTAATTATGCACTGCTGGAAAGCACTTTAAAATTAAAACAGATTGTGGTTGAGGGTTCAGAAAGTTTATTGGATAATTTTCAAGAGCAAAAGGTCAATTGTTTAAATTTTGACAAATTAGCAGATGATTTTAAGTTGCCAAACGCAAAAGAGTTTGAAATAAAAATGCGAGATTTAAATCCTGATTTACAGATTTTATTTAGTAAAACAAGTGTGAATGAAATAGTAGAATTAAGAGAAAATGGCACTGCAAAGTTAATGATGTTGTGTGATATCAAGAGTAATGCAGCGGATATAGAAGCAATTAAACAGCAGATGTACCAACAAAAGATTATGATACAAAGCAACTTGTTATTAGATGATATGCGTAAAAATTCAGCTGTCAGTTATCGGTATAGTTGA
- a CDS encoding oxidoreductase yields the protein MKNIMLIGGGVGNAVLFSIGKACLENNNKVLYFAGYKKLSDVFKRALIERASNAVVWACEEGLIETSRDQDKSFHGNIVDAIVSYQQGRLGINLNTIDKIITIGSDKMMKAVNEARKTILKPYLKSSHIAISSVNSPMQCMMKEICAQCVQQHINTETGERSFVYSCSNQDQDMEFIDFDFLSERLKQNSLQEKLTAKWIDHVQRY from the coding sequence ATGAAGAATATAATGCTAATTGGTGGTGGAGTTGGAAATGCAGTATTATTTTCGATAGGGAAGGCGTGTCTTGAAAATAATAATAAGGTTTTGTACTTTGCTGGCTATAAGAAATTAAGTGATGTATTTAAACGAGCACTGATAGAGCGTGCATCAAATGCAGTAGTTTGGGCATGTGAAGAAGGATTGATAGAAACAAGCAGAGATCAAGATAAATCCTTTCATGGTAATATAGTTGATGCAATAGTCTCTTATCAACAAGGAAGATTAGGTATTAATTTAAACACTATAGATAAAATTATCACTATTGGTTCTGATAAAATGATGAAAGCTGTGAATGAAGCTAGAAAAACAATTTTAAAGCCATATCTGAAGTCAAGTCACATAGCAATATCGTCAGTTAATTCTCCTATGCAGTGTATGATGAAAGAAATCTGCGCTCAGTGTGTTCAGCAACATATAAATACGGAAACAGGAGAAAGGAGTTTTGTCTATAGTTGCAGTAATCAAGACCAGGATATGGAATTTATTGACTTTGATTTTTTAAGTGAGCGCTTAAAGCAAAATAGTTTACAAGAAAAACTCACTGCGAAATGGATAGATCATGTTCAAAGATATTAA
- a CDS encoding 5-formyltetrahydrofolate cyclo-ligase gives MFKDIKQHKKEIREQYRAIRKDIDESYSSYAASSLINLFNQNLSYVKGKTIAAYIPMDGEINVVPLMCCLLYLGYKVAIPDKNQLLRFEGWNETNEDVIPDTIITPVVAFDDHFNRLGFGGGWYDTMIEKLRPLGKIFIGVAYEKQYCKNLPVEKHDQKLDIIITEMCVRCGGGLLKKVDRKE, from the coding sequence ATGTTCAAAGATATTAAACAGCACAAAAAGGAAATAAGAGAGCAATATAGAGCTATAAGAAAAGATATTGATGAAAGTTATTCCAGTTATGCGGCAAGTTCCCTTATTAATCTCTTTAATCAGAACTTAAGTTACGTTAAAGGCAAAACAATTGCGGCTTACATTCCAATGGATGGGGAAATAAATGTTGTCCCTTTGATGTGTTGTTTGCTCTATTTAGGTTATAAAGTAGCAATTCCTGATAAAAATCAGTTGCTAAGATTTGAGGGATGGAACGAAACAAATGAAGATGTAATTCCCGACACAATCATTACTCCTGTTGTTGCTTTTGATGATCATTTTAATAGATTAGGTTTTGGCGGTGGTTGGTATGATACAATGATAGAAAAACTGCGGCCGCTTGGAAAAATATTTATAGGTGTAGCCTATGAGAAACAATATTGTAAAAATTTACCTGTAGAAAAGCATGATCAAAAATTGGATATTATAATCACTGAGATGTGTGTTAGATGTGGAGGTGGATTGCTCAAAAAAGTGGATAGAAAGGAGTAG